The following nucleotide sequence is from Cinclus cinclus chromosome 23, bCinCin1.1, whole genome shotgun sequence.
TGGTTTTGCTGTTGGCAGAAACTGTTCTGTGtcttgctgctctttgctgctatgttaaaaaagaaaagtgttttaaaCGTGTGTGCTCGTGGCTCACCCTGGGACGAGGCTGGGAGTCCCCAAGAGAGATTTTCAGGGAGGAAACCAGGCTGGAGCAGTTCCCCTCTGCAGGTAAAGGATGCTCTGGATGGATCCTGCTGTtcctccagagcaaacaggaggAACTCTAGGGCAGTGCAATAttgaacaaataaaaccagtatTGAACAAATGAAACCAATattgaataaataaaaccaacactGAACAAATGAAACCAATATTGAATAAATAACACCAACattgaataaataaaaccaatattgaataaataaaaccaacactGAACAAGTAAAACCAATattgaataaataaaaccaacattgaataaataaaaccaatattgaacaaataaaaccaatactgaacaaataaaaccaatattGAATAAAACCAACACTGAACAATAAAACCAACattgaataaataaaaccaacactGGACAATAAAACCAATAttgaacaaataaaaccaacactgaacaaataaaaccaacactGGACAGTAAAACAAATActgaacaaataaaaccaatattgaataaataaaaccaacattGACTAAATAAAACCAATATTGAACAATAAAACCAATAttgaacaaataaaaccaacactGGACAATAAAACCAATAttgaacaaataaaaccaatactgaacaaataaaaccaacattgaacaaataaaacaaatattgaacaaataaaaccaacactGGACAATAAAACCAATAttgaacaaataaaaccaacactgaacaaataaagcaatattgaataaataaaaccaatactgaacaaataaaaccaatattgaataaataaaaccaacattGACTAAATAAAACCAGTAttgaacaaataaaaccaatattgaacaaataaaaccaacactGGACAATAAAACCAATAttgaacaaataaaaccaatacTGAACAAATGAAACCAATAttgaacaaataaaaccaacattgaacaaataaaacaaatattgaacaaataaaaccaacactGGACAATAAAACCAACattgaataaataaaaccagtatTGAACAATAAAACCAATACTGGACAATAAAACCAACATTGAACAATAAAACCAACATTGAACAATAAAACCTatactgaataaataaaaccaacgctgaataaataaaaccaacactGGACAATAAAACCAACACTGGACAATAAAACCAACACTGAATAAATGAAACCAATattgaataaataaaaccaacccTGAATAAACAGTATCgaccccaaatcctgcctttCCCCAGCGTGCACGGCCCTTTCCAGGCCGggtgtgaattttttttccccggATCTCCAGGAATTTCCTCCAGGGGACGAAGGCAgatttcccaaatcccatcctggCCAGCGCGGGGGCTCGCGGTGCAGCCcggtgctgctggcacagccttccctgcaggaaagggggatctggggggcagcagccaccagggtctggaattttaattttgagtTCATGGCCATCAAAGGactggaattttaattttgagtTCACAGCCACCAGCGACTGgaattttgattattttgagTTCACGGCCACCAGGGTCTGGAATTTCAATTTTGAGTTCACGGCCACAAGGGtctggaattttaattttgagtTCATGGCCATCAAAGTCTGAAATTTCAATTTTGAGTTCACGGCCACCAGGGTCTGGAATTTCAATTTTGAGTTCATGGCCACCAGGGtctggaattttaattttgagtTCACGGCCACCAGCGACTGGAATTTTGATTTTGAGTTCATGGCCATCAAAGTCTGAAATTTCAATTTTGAGTTCACGGCCACCAGGGTCTGGAATTTCAATTTTGAGTTCACGGCCACCAGCGactggaattttaattttgagtTCATGGCCATCAAAGTCTGAAATTTCAATTTTGAGTTCACGGCCACCAGGGtctggaattttaattttgagtTCACGGCCACCAGCGACTGGAATTTTGATTTTGACTTCACGGCCATCAAAGTCTGAAATTTTGATTTTGAGTTCATGGCCACCAGGGTCTGAAATTTCAATTTTGAGTTCACGGCCACCAGGGtctggaattttaattttgagtTCATGGCCACCAAGGTCTGGAATTTTGATTTTGAGTTCATGGCCATCAAAGtctgaaattttaattcttttgatTTCATGGCCATCAAGGTCTGAAATTTTAATTGCATGGCCACTAAagtctgaaattttaatttcatggcCATCAAAGTCTGaacttttaattttgatttcatggccctgcagtgctgtggctgcagggaaaGAGAGCTTTGCTGCACAGGAGCCTGCAGCATTAATTTAACATTTTGATTGTTCAGATAGAACCTGCAGCATTAATTTAACATTTTGATTGTTCAGATAGAACCTGCAGCATTAATTTAACATTTTGATTGTTCAGATAGAACCCGCAGCATtaatttgacatttttattgTGCAGATAGGGGCCTGCAGCATTAATTTGACATTTTGATTGTTCAGATAGAACCCGCAGCATtaatttgacatttttattgTGCAGATAGGGGCCTGCAGCATTAATTTGACATTTTGATTGTGCAGATAGAACCTGCAGCATtaatttgacatttttattgTGCAGATAGAACCTGCAGCATTAATTTGACATTTTGATTGTGCAGATAGAACCTGCAGCATTAATTTGACATTTTGATTGTTCAGATAGAACCCGCAGCATTAATTTGACATTTTGATTGTGCAGATAGGGGCCTGCAGCATTAATTTGACATTTTGATTGTGCAGATAGAACCTGCAGCATTAATTTAACATTTTGATTGTGCAGATAGAACCTGCAGCATtaatttgacatttttattgTTCAGATAGAGCCTGCAGCATtaatttgacatttttattgTGCAGATAGGGGCCTGCAGCATTAATTTGACATTTTGATTGTGCAGATAGGGGCCTGCAGCATTAATTTGACATTTTGATTGTTCAGATAGAACCCGCAGCATTAATTTGACATTTTGATTGTGCAGATAGAACCTGCAGCATTAATTTGACATTTTGATTGTGCAGCTGAGCTCGGTGCTCCCATCCAGCACCAGGGGAATTCTGCAGGATCCTGGCAAAGGATGAGAATTTTTGGGATGGCGTCTCCCACCCACAGGAGGTGGAGTTTGAACTCTGAGGAGTGAATTCTTGGGTGAACAGTCCTAAAAGCGTGCTGGTGTTTTTCACCTCCTCTTTCATGAACCTGCTTTTCCAAGGAAACTCCCCAGACACTTTATCCAAAGGTTTTATTGGATGGCAAGCAGTGATGCACAAACCTCTGCTCTCGTTTTTGTTCTCTCCCCTCCTGAGACTCGACAGCTCACGGCTTGATGTAATTGGTTTtgattccatttattttttttctttttcgtTTTGTTCTGCATTTAACTGGATTGTGATAAGATTGacttaaaatttattaattctAATCAGTGATTAGAAATAACGTGTAAAGAGTTTTATGTACAGTAGAGGAACAAAGTTACATGATTTTAAATGATGAAAACCCAGACTATCATTTATCCTAGAACTGGTTCTACTCCAAGAGTGACCTCCTATTAGCATGGACTGCACTGTTCCTGGTAAAATGTCTATTGCATAattgaattctttttttttttttttttttgtagatatTGTATGAAAACCCAAGTGTCTGTATAGTTAATATATAGCTGCTTACGTGTAAATGCTATTTTAAACActaaaaagcttttaattttatgtgATAACGCAGCGTACGTGTGTCAGTTCTTTGCagtgttttgttgttatttgttTCATAAATATTTCCCCGTTTTTTTGGACTCCCCAGCAAAAACAGGGATCACTGGGACACCCTGTGGTGAGCCTTGTCAGGGTGGCCTGTAGGGTATTAAAATCCAGATTTTAAGGGGTTttttccaatctaaattattctattttttcagcctaaataaaaagaacaagCACAGCTTGGTGAGGCAGATTTCTTCTTCTCAGCTGGTGCAGATCCCACAGCAAGGGGAGAGGAAACATCATTTAAATGCCATAAATTCCCAGTGGGGTGGATACTGAAGGGTCAGGATTTAGGTGAATATTAAATTAACAGGATTTAGGTGAATATTAAATTGTCAGGATGTAAGTGAATATCAAATGATCAGCATTTAGGTGAATATTAAATTAACAGGATTTAGGTGAATATCAAATGTTCAGGATTTAGGTGAATATTAAATGGTCAGAATTTTAAGTGAATATGAAATTATCAGAATTTAAGTGAATATTTAAATTGTCAGGATTTAGGTGAATATCAAATGATCAGGATTTAGGTGAATATTAAATTGTCAGGATTTAGGTGAATATCAAATGGTCAGAATTTAAGTGAATATTATCAGAATTTAAGTGAATATTAAATGGTCAGAATTTAGGTGAATTTTAAATGATCAGGATGTAGGTGAATATTAAATTGTCAGGATTTAGGTGAATATCAAATGGTCAGAATTTTAAGTGAATATGAAATTATCAGAATTTAAGTGAATATTTAAATTGTCAGGATTTAGGTGAATATCAAATGATCAGGATTTAGGTGAATATTAAATTGTCAGGATTTAGGTGAATATCAAATGGTCAGAATTTAAGTGAATATTATCAGAATTTAAGTGAATATTAAATGGTCAGAATTTAGGTGAATTTTAAATGATCAGGATTTAGGTGAATATTAAATTGTCAGGATTTAGGTGAATATCAAATGGTCAGAATTTTAAGTGAATATGAAATTATCAGAATTTAAGTGAATATTAAATGATCAGGATTTAGGTGAATTTTAAATGATCAGGATTTAGGTGAATTTTAAATTGTCAGGATTTAGGTGAATATCAAATGGTCAGAATTTAAGTGAATATTATCAGAATTTAAGTGAATATTAAATGGTCAGAATTTAGGTAAATTTTAAATGATCAGGATTTAAGTGAATATTAAATGGTCAGGATTtaagtgaattttaaattatcaggATTTAAGTGAATATTGAATTGTCAAGATTTAGGTGAATATTACATGATCAGGATTTAAGTGAATATCAAATGGTCAGAATTTGGGTGAATTTTAAATGATCAGGATTTAAGTGAATATTAAACGGTCAGAATTTTGAACAGCCTCTTCCTACAGGACCTGGTGGAgttaaatgagatttttttttccttatttctggAATGATGATCAAAAGTTATTTAAAAGTTATTAACCACAGCCCTGGAGCAAGGAATACAGAGAATTTCAGGTGCACCAACGTGGGTGTGGAGAATTCCTGCAGGCTCCAGGAACAAGAActccaggctccagctcagtgttttggtttttttaatcacaCCGAGGAATAATTTTGGATGGAGGTGATCACAGAAAATTGGGGACAAGTAACTTTGCAGTGCACCAAaaggctattttatttttttttttttttaagaatgaaaatattcacTGGTTTAGATTAATTTGCAAATTCTTTAATTGAGCTGGACTGATTAAATTCGAGTAACACACAGtggagagatggaaaaaaatttaatatagGGAACAAaagagcagaaatgaaaaaaacttttaagGAATAAAAGAGCAGAATAATTACTTGTCAACATgagtggggaaaagaaaactcTTGGTGATGTGACTGGACATTGACTTGGTCCTGCTTGGCAACAATGTGAAGTTTTGGGTGATCTTTGCctgtttttaagcaaaaaaaaaaaaaaaaaaaaaataatggctGTGCCTTCGGAGAGCGTGATTTGCACagatttcatttccatttttcatttccatttttcatttccatttttcatttccatttgtcCTCCCCTGATTTCCATGGAGCACAGATGGAGCGAGCTGGGATTTGCATGGGTGGGATCACAGCTGCCCAATGTTGGTTTGACTCCTCTTTTCTTGGATATATTTGGAAATTCTTACAAGGCTTTGGGAAAGGATTCCTGGAGGTGGCTCTGGAGTTAATTACTAAGAAAGGGAAATTACCAGAATTTACAGGGAAGTGGTGCTGGTGAGGCTTCTGGCTCACACTGCCAGGCTTGAGAGACTGATGCAAAATACAATTTCTAGAGGTTGCTCCATTAACTGAACCTAATTTTGGCTCCTTTTTGGGGCCGAAAGGGCTGGAACTGCTGAGCCCCGTGTTTTCACAGCTCCACTTCTTAGGCGGTTGTGCCGTAAACGGGATTTTCTCCCTAGAGACGTGCTGGGGAGCGGGTGATTTACTGCCTGCTCACCTCGGTGAGCTTCTGGCAATAATCCTCCGTGTTCAGGTCGGGCCTGAACACCACGATGTAACACTTGGGCACGAAGTAACTAGCCAAAACGCCCAGGGCGGTGGCCAGGATGGTGCAAATCTGCGCCACGGCCCTGAGGACGGTCCCGAGCGTGGCGAAAACCACGAGGAAGAAAATCCAGACGACGAAGCAGGCGAGGCTGGCGAAGGCGATGCCCCTGGCCGCGTTGTACCTGGTGGCCCTGGTTGGCACCATGAAGGTGCACAGGAAGCAGACCAGGGCCAGGCAGCTGTTGTAGCCGTGCAGGAGGGCAAAGGCGGCCCAGGACCGAGTGTCGCACgccagcagcacctccctgggcagggatTTGTAGTCCAGCACCAGGCGGTCGGGACCCAGGTACAGGTGACCGAAGCACAGCAACACCTGGGCGAGGAGGGACGCGGCCACCAGCAGCCAGGCCCTGGCCCTGGTCACCCAGCACAGCAAGCCGGGGGCACGGCGAGGGAATTCTGCGAGCAAGGTGATCTCCAGAGCCTCGGGCACCAAGGTGGAGAAGCAGCCGTTGAAGCACAGGGCGtaggagagctgctgcagcgAGCAGAGCGCGGCGCTGGGCCTGCCCACgtacaggcagcagctcaggctcagcagcagcagccacagcagggcgAGGAGGCTCCTGGCACCCCCGGACAGCTGCACCAGCGGGGTGTGCAGGTGCTTCAGGAACAGCAGCGCTGCCACGCAGCTCAGGGCTGCCGTGCCAGCCgtcagggacagcagggccagggccagggggTCGCGCCACGAGAGGAAGCGCTCGGAGCGCCGGTGGCACCGCGTGCTGCGGGAGGGAGCCCAGAGGTGCTGCGGGCACGGGGAGCAGCTGGTGCTGTCTGAAAAGAACTGGTGGGCACTGGAAGgtcctggggatggggaggcacggctggggtttggggagggggcacacAGGGGTTGGGGAGGGGGTACACAGGGGTTGGGGAGGGGGTAGCActgctggggtttggggagggggtagcactgctggggtttggggagggggtacACAGGGGTTGGGGAGGGGGCACACAGGGGTTGGGGAGGGGGTAGCActgctggggtttggggagggggcacacAGGGGTTGGGGAGGGGGTAGCActgctggggtttggggagggggtacAGAGGGGTTGGGGAGGGGGCAcacaggggtttggggaggggcaCACAGGGGTTGGGGAGGGGCAcacaggggtttggggagggggcacacaggggtttggggagggggcacacaggggtttgggatggggcacacaggggtttgggatggggcacacaggggtttggggagggggcacacaggggtttgggatggggcacacaggggttggggagggggcacacaggggtttggggagggggcacacagatttggggagggggcacacaggggtttggggaggggcacacgggtttggggaggggcacacaggggtttggggagggggcacacgggtttggggagggggcacacgggtttggggagggggcacacaggggtttgggatggggcacacaggggtttgggatggggcacacaggggtttggggagggggcacacaggggtttgggatggggcacacaggggttggggagggggcacacaggggtttggggagggggcacacagatttggggagggggcacacaggggtttggggaggggcacacgggtttggggaggggcacacaggggtttggggagggggcacacgggtttggggagggggcacacgggtttggggagggggcacacAGGGGTTGGGGATGGGGCACACAGGGGTTGGGGAGGGGCACACAGGGGTTGGGGGAGGGGGCACACAGGGGTTTGGGAgggggcacacagggatttggggagggggcacacaggggtttggggagggggcacacgggtttggggagggggcacacgggtttggggagggggcacacAGGGGTTGGGGATGGGGCACACAGGGGTTGGGGAGGGGCACACAcgggtttggggagggggcacacaggggtttggggaggggcaCACAGGGGTTGGGGAGGGGGCACAcagatttggggagggggcacacAGGGATCTGGGGGTTTGCCTCCCTCCAAGGTGTGTTGGATGTTCAAAGGCTGTGGGAGTTCACCCTCTGCTTTTCCACCCTCCTCCCTGAAGGATCCTTGtgtttcttgcttttgtttcccTTCCCCAGGAATCCCAGGATTTTATTCTGTGCCTCTCTTCTACCCAGAAATGCCCCCAGAAATCCATGACACCCCTCTCTCCTGCCTCTGCAGATGAAATCTTAACGTCCTCATTCCTCCCCTCTGGGCccaacagagaagagcagagcagggaggggaacACCTCCATCCTGGCAGTGCTTATGGAGGAGAGCTCCCAGCTCATCATCACCTCACAGGGGACACAATAATCCAGTGAAAGCCTTTAAACTCCCCACAcctcacctgtgctgctccaggtgTTTTCTGAACAGTCTGTGCAGTCATAGCAGCAGTGGTTGAATCCTTTTATTCTTCTGAACTGTCCTGGCTGGCAGCGCCTGAAGCACTGGGATGTGGGCTCCTGGCAAAGGCAGGGGTGAGCATCAGCCAGGTTCCAGGACAACTGGAACCTCCAACAAACCACAATAAAATGTGCCAGTTTTACCTTCTTGTCTGCGGTGTGGAACTCGATCTGGGACTTCCGGATGTACAGGGACTGGTCATAGTCCCCCACGGGCAGGTAGGTCACGGAGCCATCCCTCCAGGCCCAGAAGATGAGCTTGTACCCCGCGTTTGTGCCGTGGGACTGATCAAACTTGAAGCTCTGGCCATTCACCTCGAACGGGAGGGTGTTCATGAagtgcagcagctgaggaggaaatgaaatcaaaatcaATTTTTGGTACGGTTGTTGTCGTTTGGAGGACGATAATTCTGCAAGCCGAAATCAGTTGTCCCTTAGGTGGGCTAAGATTGcgacaaaaaaaataaaacctcgGACCTTCCCTCACCTGCCAGGACCTGATGGGTGTTTTGGGACAGCCTTTGGAGGtgcagcccagggctctgtgCAGGGCGTGGGCCACGCCGTACACGGCCACCTGCACTGGCTGCACCGTGGTCACCGAGAGCATGGGCCAGACGTCCCCAAGGGCCACGCGGTCACACTGCTGGCAGTGCGTGTCCAGCACCTCCGCGTTCAGGAGGAGGCTCAGCTCCCTGGATTTCCGACAGAATTCCTCCTGCACGACGGAGCTGAAGAGCTCAGCCACGTACTCCTGGAAGCCAGGGACCGTCCCTGTCCTCGTGACaaagcccagcactgtcccGATGCTCTGGATGCCGGGCGTGGAGGCGGCGATGTCCGACAGCATCCAGGCCTCGGTGCCAATCCAGACCTTCTTGGCCAGCCCCATCCTGATGCTGTGTTCCAGCAGGGCCTGAGCTGGCAGGCTGTGAGCAAACAGCACGACCACATTCACTTCAGTGCTGTTAATCAATTCAATgatgttttccagctgctttcGAGCGCTGGGCTCGGCCAGGTCCGCGGGGATGAGCCCCTGGAAGGCGATGCAGATGTTGTCGGTGCCAGCCGTGCTGAGGAACAGAGCCTGGGCTCCCCGACCGTACTCATCATCACTGGCCACCGTGGCAACCCAGTTCCAGCCAAactggtggagcagcagcaccacggCCTCCACCAGGCTCTTGTCCCCGGGCACCGTGCGGTAGAAGGACGGGTACAGCTCCGTGCTGCTCAGGCTCTCGCTGCTGGCTCCATAGCTCACCTGCACGTGGAACAgacaggaaggcaggaaaacaTGGAAGTGGCCACGGGCCAGGTCACTCAGCTCTTTTTTTGATTTAGTTTTAGCGCGTTAAGGTTTTAAAAATGATGGTCGGGGCGGTGGTAAAAGAATTAAGCGGCCACAGTGCAGGTCAATCactcagctctttttttttagttttagcACATTATGTTTTTAAAGACGATGGTTGAGGTGCTGGTAAAAGAATTAAGTGGCCACAGTGCAGGTCACTCACCTGTTTCTTTCTTTAGTTTTAGCACGTTAAGTTTTTTAAATGATGGTCGGGGTGGTGGTGAAAGAATTAAGTGGCCACAGTGCAGGTCGGTCACTCAGCTCTTTTATTTAGTTTTAGCACATCAAGGTTTTAAAAATGATGGTCGGGGTGGTGGTAAAAGAATAAAGTGCCCACGGCGCAGGTcactcaccttttttttctttagtttttagCACATTAAGGTTTTTAAAATGATGGTTGGGGTGGTGGTTTAATAACTCATCGCAAGGGATGGGTTTGCCACGGCTGCACTAATCACGAGAGCCAAAAGCTGTCTCCTGTGTCCCTCATCACTAATGAAGGGGTAATTAACTGCTTTCTACACAGGGGGACACCCCCGAGATTGATATTTCTTAGCTCGGGGCTAGGTCACCCCGACCATGAGAATTTAATCATCGCAGATGGATTACACGGGATCCTCCAGGAGCTGTGTCATCCCCGTTTTCCATGGATCAGAGCGGTCTGGACTCTGTTTTCTCAGGGAAATTAAACACTGGAGTGTGACAGAGGGAAGACTGGAATCTCTGCTTTAACCACCAAACCTTCCCCAccaaaagggagaaaattccCGATTTCCATGGAGCTGGAGTGAGCTGGGATTTGGATGGGTGATGCCCCCTTTGGATCACACTCgcagctgctgtcacctgccAGAACGTTCCTTTTACTCCTCTTTTACTGCATATATTGGAAAATTCTTACAAGGCTTGGGAAAGGATCCCTGGAGCTGTTAATTTactaagaaaaggaaattaccAGGAGTGCTCACGGGGGAAGCAGCCTGGATGAGGCTTCTGCCTCACACTGAAGACATCCACATAAAATATCAATTCTGGAGCTTCTTTCATTACCTGACCCCAAAAGGGAGGATTCCTGCTTGTCCAGAGAGGTGAATCGTTATAAATGAGGAACaaaaagtctcgatatttagcgAAGTTTGGATTGTTTTGTTTGATATAGAAGGGGAGGGGTCACTGCCCCTCCACGCTCCATccaaccttggtttgcagcctcttcttacAGTGTGGGCTCTCGTTGTAATCAataattttggggggtttttgctgtcataactttgccaggtaagcagtggtggtgaATAAACATCCCTAAAGTTTTTGGGTGATAGTTTCATAGAAAACCATCTGGTCTGGGTAGataaaatccagcaaaaatcGGGAGGTCTGGTCTTTGTAGAGAGGCAGCATTGATCAAAcgaaggcaggaaatctgattttgcaaactggtagtagatacaacttatttagaaaacataatattCATAACGGGGGGGtttaaaacagaatgatttaatcatgtATTTTCCTCTTATCTAATGTTCACacttcagaccttagtattctggtttataaaAGCCCCAATACTTTTAGGATTAACACCAACCTTTTATCAATGACCAGAGTGTTTTCATACGTTTTgctttatgtgtttttttttgttgttgttgttgttgtttgtttttttgtttttttacctGTGGGATCAGGAAGGAGCTGAAGAGCttggctgtgagcaggcagAGGTCTGACCTGTGGGGCCCGATGACGGCGGTGACGCGGGGCTGGTACTGGGTGTAGTTGCAGAGAACCCCGATGCTCGTGGTGCCCTTTTGGGTCAGGAAGAgcaggctgggctgcagggccaccaggggCTCGGAGCAGGTGTCGTACAGGTCATAACCCAGCGTTATTCCTggcagcagagagctggaaTTGTTGATCTGGTCGATGGCAAATctcatccccagagcccagatGAGGCCGTCGGTGAATAACCtgaggagaggggacaggggtgacacagcctggcactgctgtcccatACAGACAATTCCTGTGCAGGTATCCCCGagcacctggcactgctgtcccatACAGACAATTCCTGTGCAGGTGTCCCCGagcacctggcactgctgtccccgCACAGACAATTCCTGTGCAGGTATCCCCGagcacctggcactgctgtccccatACAGACAATTCCTGTGCAGGTATCCCCGagcacctggcactgctgtcccatACAGACAATTCCTGTGCAGGTATCCCCGagcacctggcactgctgtccctgtaCAGACAATTCCTGTGCAGGTGTCCCCGagcacctggcactgctgtccccatACAGACAATTCCTGTGCAGGTATCCCCGagcacctggcactgctgtcccatACAGACAATTCCTGTGCAGGTATCCCCGagcacctggcactgctgtccccatACAGACAATTCCTGTGCAGGTGTCCCCGagcacctggcactgctgtccctgcacagacaatTCCTGTGCAGGTATCCCCGagcacctggcactgctgtcccatACAGACAATTCCTGTGCAGGTATCCCCGagcac
It contains:
- the TAS1R3 gene encoding taste receptor type 1 member 3, whose product is MKVPERFWLFLSFGCAASLSPSCLSAQFRRAGDFILGGLFPFGKDTVNATARSEPTLLRCERLFTDGLIWALGMRFAIDQINNSSSLLPGITLGYDLYDTCSEPLVALQPSLLFLTQKGTTSIGVLCNYTQYQPRVTAVIGPHRSDLCLLTAKLFSSFLIPQVSYGASSESLSSTELYPSFYRTVPGDKSLVEAVVLLLHQFGWNWVATVASDDEYGRGAQALFLSTAGTDNICIAFQGLIPADLAEPSARKQLENIIELINSTEVNVVVLFAHSLPAQALLEHSIRMGLAKKVWIGTEAWMLSDIAASTPGIQSIGTVLGFVTRTGTVPGFQEYVAELFSSVVQEEFCRKSRELSLLLNAEVLDTHCQQCDRVALGDVWPMLSVTTVQPVQVAVYGVAHALHRALGCTSKGCPKTPIRSWQLLHFMNTLPFEVNGQSFKFDQSHGTNAGYKLIFWAWRDGSVTYLPVGDYDQSLYIRKSQIEFHTADKKEPTSQCFRRCQPGQFRRIKGFNHCCYDCTDCSENTWSSTDSTSCSPCPQHLWAPSRSTRCHRRSERFLSWRDPLALALLSLTAGTAALSCVAALLFLKHLHTPLVQLSGGARSLLALLWLLLLSLSCCLYVGRPSAALCSLQQLSYALCFNGCFSTLVPEALEITLLAEFPRRAPGLLCWVTRARAWLLVAASLLAQVLLCFGHLYLGPDRLVLDYKSLPREVLLACDTRSWAAFALLHGYNSCLALVCFLCTFMVPTRATRYNAARGIAFASLACFVVWIFFLVVFATLGTVLRAVAQICTILATALGVLASYFVPKCYIVVFRPDLNTEDYCQKLTEPQHCRAMKSKLKVQTLMAMKLKFQTLVAMQLKFQTLMAMKSKELKFQTLMAMNSKSKFQTLVAMNSKLKFQTLVAVNSKLKFQTLVAMNSKSKFQTLMAVKSKSKFQSLVAVNSKLKFQTLVAVNSKLKFQTLMAMNSKLKFQSLVAVNSKLKFQTLVAVNSKLKFQTLMAMNSKSKFQSLVAVNSKLKFQTLVAMNSKLKFQTLVAVNSKLKFQTLMAMNSKLKFQTLVAVNSKLKFQTLVAVNSK